CTTTCGGCTCCTTACTATATGTTTGTGCTAATGTCTTAGTATTCTTAATCTCACTTAAAATAAATAGACATCGCTCATAATACTGCTTGCCAAACTCGGTCAAATTTTGCGATCGCGTCGTTCTATTTAACAACTTCAAGCCCAAATAATTTTCTAAAAACAAAATATACTTCGCGACCATTTGTGGAGAGGTATTTAAAGAGATTGAAGTTGCAGCAAACGATCCGGTCTTAACCGTTATCACAAAAGCTTCCATACACTTAACTAAATCCATATTATCAACCTCCAGTTGTTAATAAATAAATTTTCACACTATTTATAGTCATTTTATATACAAATATAATACACATCATTAATTAAAAAAAGAAAATACTCTAAACAAAAAATTGTTATCATAAGTGGGAACTTTGATGTTCGCTGAACAATTTTAATGCAAGCAACTAAAATTGACTAATTAGGACATAGATACGGATATAAAAAGGATTCAAAATGGAAATGGAAATGGAAATGGATATCGAAACAAAAACAGAAATTATTAACACTGAAAAAAGATATACAGCCATCACTGGCGCTAGCTCAGGGATAGGTTACGCGACAGCAATAGCTTTTGCAAAAAGAAACAAAGACCTTATTATAATAGCAAGAAGAATTGAAAATTTAGAATCATTAAAAAACAAAATAGAAACAATCAACCCCGACATTGAAGTCATTATTAAAGTTTGTGATCTCACCAATACACAATCTCTCTACACATTATTTAATGAACTAAGAAATTACTTTATCGAAACGTGGATCAACAATGCTGGTTTTGGACATTATGGTAGTGTAAGTACACAAGAGTTAACTAAAATTGAGTCAATGCTCCACCTAAACATAGAAGCATTAACCATCCTATCAACCCTTTATGTACGTAAATACCATAATCACACCAACACACAACTGATTAACATCTCATCACGAGGTGGTTATACCATTGTACCTAACGCGGTAACCTATTGCGCCACCAAATTTTACGTCAGTGCCTTTACAGAAGGGCTTGCTCAAGAATTAATACAGACTAACGCAAAACTAAGAGCCAAAGTACTCGCCCCAGCAGCAACGCAAACTGAATTTGGCAAAAAAGCCAACAATGTCAGTGAATATAATTATGACAAAAGTTTTGCCAAATATCATTCTGCCGACCAAATGGCTGAATTCTTACTAGCGCTCTATGACAGTGATAAAACCGTTGGGGAAGTTGATACTAAAGATTTCTCATTCCAACTAAAAGACAGCCATTTTCCATATTCAGGCAACCCAGCAGAAAATCAAAAATAAAAGTTGAATATGGAAGGAACAATAAAGGGATTTTGGGGTTCAAAAACCCCGTTCCTCAACTT
This Gilliamella sp. ESL0443 DNA region includes the following protein-coding sequences:
- a CDS encoding SDR family NAD(P)-dependent oxidoreductase, translated to MEMEMDIETKTEIINTEKRYTAITGASSGIGYATAIAFAKRNKDLIIIARRIENLESLKNKIETINPDIEVIIKVCDLTNTQSLYTLFNELRNYFIETWINNAGFGHYGSVSTQELTKIESMLHLNIEALTILSTLYVRKYHNHTNTQLINISSRGGYTIVPNAVTYCATKFYVSAFTEGLAQELIQTNAKLRAKVLAPAATQTEFGKKANNVSEYNYDKSFAKYHSADQMAEFLLALYDSDKTVGEVDTKDFSFQLKDSHFPYSGNPAENQK